Proteins from a single region of Streptomyces spinoverrucosus:
- the whiG gene encoding RNA polymerase sigma factor WhiG: MPQHTSGSDRAAIPPAARDGGSDRPPAPSTLDELWRSYKETGDERLREQLILHYSPLVKYVAGRVSVGLPPNVEQADFVSSGVFGLIDAIEKFDIDREIKFETYAITRIRGAMIDELRALDWIPRSVRQKARNVERAYATLEARLRRTPTEGEVAAELGIAVDELHAVFSQLSLANVVALEELLHVGGDGGDGLSVMDTLEDTAADNPVEVAEDRELRRFLARAINTLPEREKTVVTLYYYEGLTLAEIGNVLGVTESRVSQIHTKSVLQLRAKLAGFGR, translated from the coding sequence ATGCCCCAGCACACCTCCGGGTCCGACCGGGCGGCGATCCCCCCAGCCGCCCGCGACGGTGGCAGCGATCGGCCGCCCGCTCCGTCGACGCTCGACGAGCTCTGGCGGTCGTACAAGGAGACGGGGGACGAGCGGCTGCGGGAGCAGCTGATTCTGCACTACTCGCCGCTGGTGAAATACGTGGCCGGGCGGGTGAGCGTGGGGCTGCCGCCCAATGTGGAGCAGGCGGACTTCGTGTCGTCGGGGGTGTTCGGGCTGATCGACGCGATCGAGAAGTTCGACATCGACCGGGAGATCAAGTTCGAGACGTACGCGATCACGCGGATCCGGGGCGCGATGATCGACGAGCTGCGGGCGCTGGACTGGATCCCGCGGTCGGTGCGGCAGAAGGCGCGGAACGTGGAGCGGGCGTACGCGACGCTGGAGGCGCGGTTGCGGCGGACGCCGACCGAGGGGGAGGTGGCCGCCGAGCTGGGCATCGCGGTGGATGAACTGCACGCCGTTTTCAGCCAGTTGTCGCTGGCCAACGTGGTGGCGCTGGAGGAACTGCTGCACGTCGGGGGCGACGGCGGCGACGGACTGAGCGTCATGGACACGCTGGAGGACACCGCCGCCGACAATCCGGTGGAGGTGGCCGAGGACCGGGAGCTGCGGCGGTTTCTGGCGCGGGCGATCAACACGTTGCCCGAGCGGGAGAAGACGGTGGTCACGCTGTACTACTACGAGGGGCTCACGCTCGCCGAGATCGGCAATGTGCTGGGGGTGACCGAGAGCCGGGTGAGTCAGATCCACACCAAGTCCGTGCTTCAGTTGCGGGC